The genome window CCTGCCGGGCGCGCCATTAGTATTCGCATAAAATAAATGAATAGCTCTTCGTGGACCGTTAGCTCAATTGGCAGAGCACCTGACTCTTAATCAGGGGGTTACAGGTTCGATTCCTGTACGGTCCACCATTTTTTTGTCTGAAACCAAATCTATTATTGTCAGCTCGGGAAAAGCCAAGATTCGCACAGGAGGCCCCCATGTACCGGTCCCTCGACTTACATAAAGCCAAGACCCCTTTCCAAGATCCAGCATTCCAACAGTGTGTTTATAGAAAAGCCAAGTAAATACCATAAAAGGGAAGAGTTGGCCATGGTGTACGTGCCCTGAAAGTTGTAAATCAAATTTTCCTACAGCATCACGATGTACTAATGGGCGATGTTTAAGTAACAATGTAAAACGAGATGTGTCAGCTTCCTGTAATAGCTCGCTTTCGTCTATCTCTGTTTGTCCTAAAATAAAATGCCCACCCGGATCATCTACCCCTGCAATAGAAATGGGACCTACAGGAACTATTGCCCCTCTTAACACTTCAAAGCCAGCGCGCCCTGTAAAATCAAGAGCATGTTCTATACCTGCATAAAACTCATGATTTCCAGTAACAGCAAATTTCCCATAAGGCGGATTAAAGTGGAGCATCATCTCAGAAATTGTTTCTATATCTTCAATTTCTCCATCAAGAAGATCTCCCGTCGAAACAATTACATCTGGATTTTCTTCTTGTATTTGTTGCATAATCTGTTGCAACATTTTTTTATTTATAAGCATGCCAAGATGCAAGTCTGATATTTGCAGAATTCGAAAACGTTCAATACCTTCAGGTAACTTTTTGGTTGGAAATTCAATGTTGATACTTCGTATTTTCATGCTCTCTTTATAACCATAATAAGTTAGAAGTAATGCTATTAAAGCAGCCAGGAAAAGCTCCCAAAAAGGGAATGGGAAAGAAATCGGTAAAATAACAAGTAATATATCGAAGAGAACAGAGATAAGGATGAAATAGAAACCAAAGGCTATCCCTGTAAGACTTATCCAAGCTAAAATAGTATGAACCTTGTAGAGCAGTGGAGAAGACCAGCGAGCTGGAATTACTGAAACTACGATAAATGCTGTTCCTAAGCCCCAGGCAATAGCAAGAGTTTTCCACGAAAAGGGGGGAAGCCCTTTCAATTGAAAGTAAAAGTAGAGAAAAAAAGAAAGGGCTGCATATAAACCAATATAGGCAGCGATAAAACCGCCTTCAGATCGTTTAATTCTAGGCAAAGTCATGCTCCTTTATAATAGCGCCGACCAAAGCCTTCCTAGAGATTCCCGAACTCGCTCATGAAGAGGCCGCTCAGATCGGGAACGTAAATCAAGTTCAGTGCAAACCTTAAGATCTTCAAGGAATTGTTTTTCAAACTCTTTCGTCTTCATCCTGTTATAAATGAAAACCTGCACTTCAAAATTTATATCGAGGCTTCGGTTATCGAGATTTGTGGTTCCTACAGAAACCCACTTACCATCAACCATCATAAGTTTTGAATGGATAAAACCATTGCCATAAGTAAATATACGAACACCTGCCCGAAGTAAATCGTCTATATTCGATCGAGTTGCCCAAAAAACTACCTTATGGTCAGGTCGAGAAGGAATAATAATTCGTACATCTACACCACTTAGAGCAGCTGTCGTAAGGGCTGTTTTCAGGCTATCATCAGGGACAAGGTAGGGTGTTGTAATCCAGACGCGTTTTCGTGCTGCTGTAATAAAATAAAAGTATCCTTGCAATATTGCACGCCAATCTGAATCAGGACCGCTTGCTGCCACTTGAATCGGCATTGTTGTTTCTGGAAGTGCGCTACCATTTAAATAAGTTTCTGTTTCAGGCAAGCTATGTCCTGTACAGAAAAACCAATCGTTTAGAAAGACTTCGTGAAGAGAAGCAACAGCCTCGCCATGAATGCGAATGTGCGTATCTCTCCAAAATCCCATCTTGGGATTTAAACCACGATATGTGTCTCCTATGTTAAGGCCTCCCGTAAAAGCCACCTTGCCATCAACAACAATAATTTTTCGGTGGTTACGAAAGTTCAAATCACGACGAACCATCGGGAAGGAAACGGGTAAAAACGGTTGAGCATCTATACCTTGTTCCCTAAGTTTCTTTACGAAACGGCGCCCTAAACGCCAACTACCGACACTATCATATATAACTCGAACACTAACACCTTCAGCAGCTTTCTGTTGAAGAATTTCAAGAAGTTTTTCTCCAGTTTTGTCATTAGCTATCGAGAAATACTCTAAATGAATATAGTGCTTTGCCTCTTGTAAAGCTTCAGCTATAGCAGGAAAAACTTCATCACCATTAAGCAGCATATCGACCGAATTTCGATAGGTTAGGCGACTATGAGATGTTTGCTCTAGTAAAGAAACAAGTCGACATGGAATATCTTCACTATAGAGATCAAGGGCAGGAGCAGGACATTCCCTAAAAATAGAGCGATAAAACCGTTTTTTCTTATAACGCTTAAAAACCGCTCTTCGTTTGGGATCCGGGCCTAAAAGAAAATAAAACAAAAAACCTATGACGGGGACAAGGATTAAAGCCAAAAGCCAGGCAATAGTACGGTCTGGGTTTTTTTCTTCCATAAAAATAACGCCGGCAGCTGCAATAATATAAAGTGTAAAAATGTAGGGAATGTAGTCGAGAAAAAGCAGCCATCCCATATGAACAAGTTTGAAGAAAGTAGGAGCTACTGCAATTTCTCCTTCGATTGTCATGACAGCGAGTGATTCTATATTGATCCATACCCATGGGATAGAGAAGAGGATAGCAAGAATAAAAATCGTTACGAGCAATGCTTTTAAGGAAAAACGCAATGGAAGTTCCTCCTTCCTTCTGCTTTTAACTTTGAACATTATGATTATAGCTGAAAGAAGGGATATACCAACAGCCTCTTCACATCTCTATAAATTGATGGTATTATTCCACAGGCATTACAGTAATTGAAACACTTCATTCTATGTGCGAGAGTGGCGGAACTGGTAGACGCGCTGGACTTAGGATCCAGTGGATTCCTCCATAGGGGTTCGAGTCCCCTCTCTCGCACCATATCTTTTCTAAAACCTCAAGGTATATAGTTATATTAATATTAGGGAGTTAGCTCCAAGATTACGACAATCGTCGATTATTGTTTGTGATTTTACAAATTTGATATTAAATTTGATATTAAAGCAAAAGATTTAAGCAGATGTTGCTCAAGCAGCACAACATCTGGGTGTAACTCCAAGAAAGTACCTCACTTAACAAACAGTCTGATTGTTGGTATTAAAGATATTTTGTCCCCGAAAAATTCAGACCTATTTTAGATTTGACCGAAATACACAAATGCTTTCATACGAAATCCCCTGAAATTGCAAACTTGAAAGCCCAAGTGCTAGACATTATTCTTTTTTTGTTTTTCAAAACGCCAGGTGTTGTTAACTGCCCCTCACTCAAGCCTAATCTAATGGAAAAGATTGATATTGATAATGATAATGATAATGTATGTAAGTATGATGTTGCCCCTTCTCAGGCCACTGATCCAAGTTCCTTCGACGAAATAATCTATCATCTTTTATTCCTCATAATCATTCATACCAGTATTCCTTCTCAAAACCGGTGTTGGATCAAGCAAGCTTCTAAGTGAGGCTTTAGAAATCTACATTAAAAAAATCAAAATGGGGGGCTGGAAGAACAGAACAGAGAAAACTAAAATACCCAGGATTCGCGCAATCTTACATATTTTACCCGACCTTCCATTGAAGGTGCTCCCACTAGATCACTTACGTTTTTATAGACGCGCTTGTATGAAACTCCCAAGCAACGGGTATAAGAAACAAAACGATTAAAGAAATTCTATTAATGAGTATACCGGAAAATGAACGTAAAGCACCCAAGACTATTCAACACAATCTTGAGCTTTTCAGAGGATTCTTACACTGGGCAACTAATCTAGGATATATATTTATGGGATGGACAAGGTTCTTACATTCAAATCAACGAAACGGACCATGAACTCCGAGATATTCTGGATGACGAAGATATAGAAAAGATTCTCAGGTTTCTTGCATATACGATTGATGCCGATGTCACCCGTCCCATTTCTGGGTTCTCCTGATAGTCCTCTTTTCGGCGACAAGACTTGAAGAAATCTCATGTTTAGAGGTGAATGATTGGTGTATTGAAGATGACGATGACATACCATGCTTTAATATACATCGTAAAGGGGATAGCAAAAACACAAACAGCATATTTACGGAAACAACAATATGCTTTAACATATATAATAAAGGAAATAGATGACTTAAGATACGCTGGATCAATAGGCTCGTACCAATTCATCCATTACTTTTCATTGAACTAAATATCATGGCTTGTGTCTCGAGTATTAAAAATAGAGAAAAAGTTTTACAATTATTTGCTATACAGTCATATACAAACTACAGTTTCTTAAAGTTGGTAAATCTTTGGTATGTCAGCTTGTCAGACACAAGAACCCGTGGTCAGACTTGCAGCCGATTTGGAATATGTCGAAACCGTATCATCCAAGAGATATCTATGAAGTGGTTAAGAAGATTTCTTACAATGTGGACTTCTCTCCAATAAAGAATTCGCATTTCATCGTCCATTGAGCATGGAGCAAATAGAACTCAAAAAGAGATCCACAAGAAGGATCAGCACAGGATGAAAAGAAAATCTATACTCTTTGTTTCAAGAACTTCTCTTTAGAGTTTTATCACATATATAGTTCTAATTTGCTCTTTGATATTTATTTAGTCATCTCTAAAATCCTCCGGATATACATGGATAAAATCAGATTTTTGATAATAAGCCGGAAAACCCATAAAATTATTATGGATTGGGGGTAATTTTGTCAAGACATTCGACATGGATGATCTATAAATTATCCCGTACTACATGTAGTGAGAGTTTTCGGTTGATCTCTACACTTAATCCGCTGGTATAAATCTTAGATTTCAAAGCTCCTGACAACAATCTTACGACCTGAAAGAAGCAAAACAAACACGAGGATGTATATGAACGTTCTTTGGCGTTCAAGGGCGTTTTTAGGGTAGTCATCTGAAGATTCTTTAGGAGCTTATATCTATTTTCTGCTAAAACTATTGTTTGAGAAGCGAGAGAGGAATTCTTTTCACAAAATACCTTAAGGAATAATTGAGTGTCAGAGCTGCTTCATGTTAACGGGGCAACTTTGCTTTTTTGTGAAAACTACTTGTTTTAAAACTATTTCTTTGGCCTTTACTTCCGCGAAAAAATAAATCAGAGGTGCCTATAACAGTGACTCTTATTTACATCGGGGAAACGGAGGGGGATTAGTTTTGTTCTTCATAGGTTTCTTATCATTTGTGATAGCCGGTGGTATTGCAACGGCAGTAATCATTCATAAGGTCAACAGCAATTCTAACGCAATTTCAGAAATCACTTTTCAAACAGAGAAAAGAATCTATCATGCTATTTCAAAGATTGAAAAAGATCTTAGAGATAATATTCAGTCTATCCATGAAGGAAAAGTACAGCTCATACAATCCTTAGAAAAAAGCAGAAACGACAATTACCAAAAACTTGCTGAAGAATTTGTTGATAAATGGGATGAATCGCGCCTTCAGTTTATCCAGGATAACAAAAATTTAGTTCGAAAGTCGTTAGAGGGAATATCGACACTAGAAGGACAGATAAAGGAACTGGAGACATCTATATCAAATGATGTTGATAATCTAAGTGAAGAAGCTCAAAAAATGTTGGCAGAGCAACAAGAATTCAAAGAATTACTCAAAGGATATCCTCCCCAACTATTGAATTCCATTTCCACCATTGGTGACTACATCAAGGCACAAAAACAACAGCTGGGGAATATTATCGCCGAAAAACTTGAAACAATAACTGAAAGATTAGAAGCAATAAAGCGAATCTCTCAATCTGACAAACAAGAGATCACAGAATTATTAAGGTCTAGTGTAGACCCAGTAATTGACTGTCTTAAACGAATAACCAGAGATACAACACAGTCCAGAGAAGATCACGAAAGTTTTGCAGCTCTGATCAACAAGGATTACAATACCCTCCTGAATTTCAGTGAATACTCTCAGGAAAAGACATTGGCCATAAAAAAATTATTCCAGGAACTTCAAGACAATTCATTAAAGACAACCGAACTTAATAAGTATCTTGAAAATGGAAAGGAAGGCATTCAGCGTATCATTGAAACCTCTCTAAGTACAATACAGAAAGATATTTATGCTTCGGTTTGCGGGATAAAACATATAGAAGACAAAATATCCGAACTAGAGAAAAATCTTCAAAGTATTTCATCTATCATGGCCAACACTTCGACTCCAGAAATACTGGTGGAGCCACGACCCGGAACAGAGAATCCATCTAAGGAAAAGGAACCCGAACCGGAAAGCAGGAAAGCCGACACAGTTAAAGAAGGAATAGATCCTATTCCTTCTACAGGATTTTCCGGATCTCAACAACCCTTTCTTCTTGAAAAACCTGTTCCAATTCAGGGACCTTCAACACCTAGCGAAGAACAGCCCCTCCATATCCCTTCATATGGAAGGGACCCTTTGCCGAATATTGGGGAAATAATTAACGGAGAAAAAGTCAAACCAGATCCCCGGAAAAGAGGGGGAAGGCGTCCCGGATCGAAGGGAACACCCAATAACGAAGAAGCCAAAAGAGTATTTCCTGAAATGTACTGTATTAAAAGGGCTGGCCGTTGGGAAGTGATTCTAAAACTCCCGAAGCAAATTCTTAAACTAACTCAGAGGAATCTAGCTGATATCACTATTAACAAGGAACCTGTCAGATTTGATCCCCGAAGGGGTGAATGTCTCATAAATAAACTGGAAACTGAATGCGCCGTGACTTCTGACGTATATCATTCGTCTCATAAACAGTTCGGAAACGGAGAATATCTTCTGTTCAAGCTGCGCAAGAAAGGGGCTGGAGATGCAAGATTTGTAGAGAAATATTCAGATGGAGTATATCTCTGTATTGTACCTGAGGACTTTTCAGTTGACAGAAGCAGGAGCTGTGTGGAACACATTACCCCTGAAAAAGTTTCTATTCCAGGACATCTTGTGCATTTTTTTAATCCTTCTCCTGAAAAAGGTATCTTTTTTCACAAACCAGATGGCAAAATTCTGGAAATCCCAACTTACTTCCAGAAATTTTCTCTTGAGGGGAACAAGTTAGCCTTTGTTACTGAAGAAGACTTCTTCATTAATGAATTGCCGGCAATAGTATCTAATGTACCCAGATACTGGAACCAAGTGGACCAAATAGTACTGAGGCATGAAATAGCGGGAGAATACCGACCGAAAGAAGTTATTATCCCTGCTGACGAAGGGGAAAGAAAACGAATAATACTGCCAAAAAGCATGAAAACAAGAGGCGGGCATTTTTCAGTCCTGCTTTACAACAAATGTACCGATTTAATAGAAAGTCATCCTTTTTATTTTCATCGTGATATTGCATCGATCGAAACTTCGGGATATGCCCCTTACGCAGAAAAGACTCCTTCTGAAATTTATATGAAAATATCTCATACACCGGGCATGGTCTTTACCCCCTTAGATAAAGTGACTTCTCAGAATGTGGAATATGAAACAAAACAGGGAGAAACATCCATAGTTTTTCCGCAATGCCCGGAAATACAAACCTTTCAGTGGAAAATTGAACAGGAAGATTCAGACACTGTTTCTTTTTCCTTCGATTTTCCCGGATTTTACTGGTCTATAGGAAATTGCCAGAATCCAGGTCGATTGACCAAAGAACAGATTGAATTAAGTTTTAAAGATCTCAAGGCCACTGCCGGAAAGATGCTCTATGTTCAAGCCCCTGGAGATGCGGATAAATTCCGTGCGATTCTCCAATATTCCAATTCAATTCGAAGAAAGATGAATTTTAATTCAGAGACCGGATTTTGGGAAATAAATATTTCTGTACTGGGGCAAAAGATAGTAGCAGAAAAAAAAGAATATGCTAATCGACGAATTCCGTTAGTAATTTCTTTTTATAAGCAAGATGGTTTCCATCAAAAACATATTGGGAACTTTATAGAGAAACGAATTTGCAAGTACTGTGGAGAGAAGATCCCTGCGGATCAGCTCAAACAACATTTTAAAGAAAATCACATAAAGGAAATCTTCAATGAAAACTTCCGGGAAACAAGCTATGAAGAATTAAAGGCTATTGATAAGTCTTTGCCTGAAGCTATTTACAAATGTCCCTATTGTCCGTTTTATTCTAAAAAAGATGGATATGAAAATCCTAACGATGTCATATGTAAACATATCCAAGAAAAACATCATGGCGAAGTTATTTCATTTACCCCTGTTAGCGACGTAACAGAAATCCGGGAAAACGTACTCACTCATTTATGTGAAACATGGCGATGCAAAATATGCGCCAAGGATTTTACAGATCAGGAAGAAATGTTAAGACACTTATTCAAGAAACACCTGAATTCTCTTCTTGATGATACTAAGGAGGTATAGGTTTGAATCCTCTTGAACTTTGTAGAACAGTGGAAGAAAGATACCGCAGCTACCTAATGACAACATATCGGTTCAAGGATCCGGAATTTAATTCTTCTTTTGGAACAGCCCTTGCCAGAAGTAACCTTGCTAAAGGGCCTTACCTTGAAGCTTCCCCGCCCTTTATGAAGGGGGGAAAACCAAAGGACCTTTTTCTGGAATTGCTGGGCCATCCTGTAGATAAAGGATTTCTTGATGCAGTAAAAGGAAACAGAAATCTGTATTTACACCAGGAACGCTCAGTAAAAGCGGTTCATTCGAATCAGAACGTTATTGTATCAACGGGAACCGGGAGCGGGAAGACAGAATCTTTTCTGCTGCCGATTCTGCTTCACCTCTATCAGGAATATGAAATGGGAACTCTGGCTCCTGGAGTCAGGGCCCTTATCCTTTATCCAATGAATGCCCTCGCAAATGATCAGAGAGATCGTCTTGGGGAGATATCAGAAATTATTTATCAAAGTGATTCCTCCTTTAGATTCACCTTTGGACAATACATTGGGGAAACCCCCCAAAACATAAAAGATCATCACAGAGGTGGCGAGACAAGGGCAAGAGAACGCCGACCTGGAGAACTTGTTTTTCGCGAGGAAATGAGACAAACTCCTCCACACATACTTCTTACCAATTTTTCAATGCTTGAATACCTGCTTCTTCGCCCGGATGATCATCCATTGTTCTCAGGAGAATCAGCGAGGAAGTGGAAATTTATCGTCTTAGATGAAGTTCATCAATATCGTGGATCTATCGGCATCGAGATGTCAATGCTTCTCAGACGTCTTAAACAGAGGCTTTTTGAAGAAGGGAAAACGAGTTCCTTTACGTGTATCGGTACCAGTGCAACCCTAGCGGACGGTGAAAAGGGATTTCCTGCCGTTGCTGAATTTGCTTCAACCCTCTATGGTGAACCATTCTTGAAAGAAAACATAATTGAGGGCGCAACTCAGAAAATACAAGATAAATCTACATATACTTTGACGGCTGAAGATTATCTTAAAATTGCTTCTAAGATTTATGAAGAGGACCAACTTCAGAAAACTCTTGATGATACAGTTGGCAAGTACAATATTGTTCCCTTGGATGAAGGTAAACCGCTGGAAATACAGTTAGGCCATCTGTTACTGCACGATAACAGGAGTTTTAGAATAAGGACTTTGGTCGAAGGAAATCCTACAGATGTCCAGGAACTTGCTGATGTTGTGTTTGATGACATTCCCGTAGATGAGAGAAACAAAGCCCTCTATGCTCTTATTGAATGCCTTTCCTGGGCAAAAGATCCCCAGAATGAGGAACCCTTTGGTTCTCCCCGGTACCATTTTTTCTTGAGAGCGCTTGAGGGCGCTTTTATCAGTTATCTGCCGGAGAAAAAAGTTTCAATTGACAGGTCTTTCGGATCCTCGGAGGGTATGATGTTTGAAACTGCTGTGTGCAGAGAATGTGGTCAGGCTTATTTTGTAGGCAGACTTATTTCTGATGGATCTATGCAGTATTTTAAAGAAGCAGTAAAAGATCCTGGCGATAGCAAGTACCAAATCGACTACTTAAGACCCCTCGAAAAGGATTTTGAAGAAGAAATGGAAGAGAACCACCCGAATGAAGATTTGGATATTGGATATCTATGCCCTGTCTGCGGCGCTTATGGAGAGTTTACTCCTCCCGACTGTGGCCACAAAGAAAATATTATGCTACGAGTAATTCTTGAAGCGTCTTCTGATGATCCAAGATCTCAAGACAGGCCCTTTAAGTGTCAGGCATGCGGAGCTTCCTCTCCCAATACGCCTATAAGGAACGTGGTCTCCGGAAGCGATGCCCCACATTCTGTAATTGCAACAACACTCCATGAATGTTTGCCGGAAGATAGAAGAAAACTATTAGCCTTTGCTGATGGTAGGCAAGAAGCCGCATTCTTCGCATGGTACCTGGAGAATACTTATGATGGGTTTTTCCAGAGACATCTTATCCATGTTGCCTTGAAAAAACTTAGCGATATTGACACCGAAGAAATATCGGTGGAAGACCTGGTATCTCAACTGATGAAAGTGTCTTCGGGCTATAAACTCTTTGGTAAGAATGTAACAATAACCAAGAAGAAAGAACAGTGCTGGACTTGGATTCTGAAAGAATTCTTCGAGACAAGCAGGAGGGTTTCCCTTGAAGGAGTTGGCTTGCTTCAGTGGAATTTAAAACTTCCCGAAGATTTTCCTGTTCCGACAGAGCTGCTTGAGTTACCCTTTGAATTTACACACGAAGAAGTTCTGGAGCTTATCCGTTTTCTACTTGATTATTCAAGGCGACAGCATGCTGTGGAGTTCTCAGATCCTTCTGAAGATCTCGTCAACTGGGACCAGTTTGGATTTGGAACACATCAAGATCAGATCATCCTTGGAAAGCCCAACAGGATGGTATCTACCCACAGTTGGACCGGGAGAGGCAACAGAAGGCAATTCCTCAAGAAAATACTGGTTGCCCGCGGTATGGGAAAGGATTTTGCCGATAGATGCGCCGAACGATTTCTAAATCTTATATGGGATGCAATTCTGGAGTGGGATACCACATGTACGGAAGATGACAATGACAAGTTGTTCATACCTTCCGGTCGCGATGGTTTTAGACTGAATCTAAGGTGGTATAGAGTCAAATCAACGGAAAAAGAAAAGCTCTATAAATGCTCCCTCTGCAATCAAATACAGCCTTACCCATTGCTTGGGTACTGTCAAAAACCAAACTGCAAAGGAATCATATTCCAAGTTCCAAGTTCAGTATTGTCTTTTAACCATTATCGGAGGCTATATCTTGGTGGGCTTCCTAGCAAAATGAGAGTGGAAGAACATACGGCCCAGTTAAATCATGAAAAAGCACGGTCTTTCCAGAAAGATTTTAAGGAAGGGAAGATCCATGTACTGAGCTGTTCTACTACTTTTGAACTAGGCGTTGACCTGGGAACCCTGGACAACGTCTTTTTGAGAAACGTCCCCCCAGAGTCATTTAACTATGCTCAAAGGGTAGGAAGGGCCGGAAGACGAAGGGGATACCCCGGGTTTGCCATAACCTTTTGCAAAAGATCCCCTCATGATCTTTATCACTTTTCGGAACCGTTAAATATAATCAGGGGTACCATAAAACCACCCGTGATTAATATCGTAAATAAGAAGATCCTTATTCGCCATGCTACTGCTTTGGTCCTTTCTCATTATTTCAGGAAATATCCAGAACGTTTTAAAAACGTTGAAGCTTTATTCGGCCTGGATCTACTGGAGCCTAAGACAGTAGAAGAGCTTGTAAAACATGTGAAAAACAATCTTGCCGAGCTTCACTCTTCACTCGCAAGAATTATCCCCAAAGGTTACACAGAGGATATGGGGATAGATGAAAACGATACTTGGATAGATTATGTTTGTGGTGGAAGCAGTCGTATTGCAGAAGCTGAGAAGATTTTTCAGTCCGATTATAAGGAAACTTGGGAATTTGAGAAAAAATCTTCCAGCAAAGGAAACTATGATGCTGCAAAGTGGGCAAAAAGAATGCTTGCGACAATGAAATCAGAAGATACTCTTTCCTTCCTGTCAAAAACAACAGTTATTCCAAAATATGGATTCCCTGTAGATGTAGTTGATCTTGATACACGGGGCGCTAGGGGAGTTTCAGCGGGCCAAGAAATTCAGCTCCAGAGGGATCTTTCCATAGCTATATCTGAATTTGCCCCGACAAGCTCTGTTATCGCAAACAAAAAAGAATGGAAATCCTATGGTCTTAAGAAAGTGGCAAGCAAGGAATGGGAAAAGAGATATTATAAGAGATGTCCGGAACATAACTGCTTTGTCCAATGGAGAGAGGGTCAACCAGAACCAGAACTGGAGTGTGGATGCGACTGGGAGAAGAAAACGTATATTATCCCCTCTTTTGGTTTCGTTGTTTCAAGTAAGGAGATAATTAAGGAACCTAAAGTCAGACCCGGCAGGATGTTCTCAACAAAACCTTATTTTGCAGGGGCACTTCCCGATAGCTTAAATAAACCGGATATTCATCTTTTTACCGAAACAGATCCGTTAATCAAGCTAAAACCTGCACAGCCAGGATTAATGGCTGTGCTATGTGAAGGTAAAAAAGAAAATGCTTTCTACATATGTGAAAAGTGTGGGTATGGAACCACCAAATTACCTTCCGATCCGTCACATACAAATGCAAGGGGAGAAAAGTGTAACGGAAAACTGAGCGTATATTCTCTCGGACATGAATTTATTACAGACGTTCTGGAACTTCGTCTTTTGCTTCCGGCATCACCCGGAACACATATCCTCTCATTAGGTATGTCATTGGCATATGCTATTGCAGAAGGAGCAGCACAGGCTCTTGGGATCCCTTCTAATGATCTGAATACTGCCATCGGGGAAATACCAAGTGTGACTAGAGAAGTACCTCCCATACTTCTTTACGATGCGGTTCCAGGAGGGGCCGGTATTGTGAGTAGTCTGGAAAAACCCGAAATTATTGTTGATACTCTGAGGTTTGCTCTGAAAAGAGTATCTGGTTCTTGTGGGTGTGATCCAGATACAAGCTGTTACGGCTGTTTAAGAAGTTATAAAAACCAGTTTGCCCATCATTTCCTCAAAAGAGGTCTTGCAAAAGAATATCTTGAGAGGTTGCTTGTTTTAATTGATGAGTTTTAAACAAACATGTCCAGGGGGTATTTATGAATACCAAATTAAATATTTGCCATCTTCGCCGAAACTATCTGCAGAAGTATCAACAACATTGGGCCAAATAAGCTTATTTATTCTCACTTCAAAGAATAAGGTCAGTTTTATAAAGAGATTATGGAGCTTGGGGAAGAGA of Aminobacterium sp. MB27-C1 contains these proteins:
- a CDS encoding DEAD/DEAH box helicase; translation: MNPLELCRTVEERYRSYLMTTYRFKDPEFNSSFGTALARSNLAKGPYLEASPPFMKGGKPKDLFLELLGHPVDKGFLDAVKGNRNLYLHQERSVKAVHSNQNVIVSTGTGSGKTESFLLPILLHLYQEYEMGTLAPGVRALILYPMNALANDQRDRLGEISEIIYQSDSSFRFTFGQYIGETPQNIKDHHRGGETRARERRPGELVFREEMRQTPPHILLTNFSMLEYLLLRPDDHPLFSGESARKWKFIVLDEVHQYRGSIGIEMSMLLRRLKQRLFEEGKTSSFTCIGTSATLADGEKGFPAVAEFASTLYGEPFLKENIIEGATQKIQDKSTYTLTAEDYLKIASKIYEEDQLQKTLDDTVGKYNIVPLDEGKPLEIQLGHLLLHDNRSFRIRTLVEGNPTDVQELADVVFDDIPVDERNKALYALIECLSWAKDPQNEEPFGSPRYHFFLRALEGAFISYLPEKKVSIDRSFGSSEGMMFETAVCRECGQAYFVGRLISDGSMQYFKEAVKDPGDSKYQIDYLRPLEKDFEEEMEENHPNEDLDIGYLCPVCGAYGEFTPPDCGHKENIMLRVILEASSDDPRSQDRPFKCQACGASSPNTPIRNVVSGSDAPHSVIATTLHECLPEDRRKLLAFADGRQEAAFFAWYLENTYDGFFQRHLIHVALKKLSDIDTEEISVEDLVSQLMKVSSGYKLFGKNVTITKKKEQCWTWILKEFFETSRRVSLEGVGLLQWNLKLPEDFPVPTELLELPFEFTHEEVLELIRFLLDYSRRQHAVEFSDPSEDLVNWDQFGFGTHQDQIILGKPNRMVSTHSWTGRGNRRQFLKKILVARGMGKDFADRCAERFLNLIWDAILEWDTTCTEDDNDKLFIPSGRDGFRLNLRWYRVKSTEKEKLYKCSLCNQIQPYPLLGYCQKPNCKGIIFQVPSSVLSFNHYRRLYLGGLPSKMRVEEHTAQLNHEKARSFQKDFKEGKIHVLSCSTTFELGVDLGTLDNVFLRNVPPESFNYAQRVGRAGRRRGYPGFAITFCKRSPHDLYHFSEPLNIIRGTIKPPVINIVNKKILIRHATALVLSHYFRKYPERFKNVEALFGLDLLEPKTVEELVKHVKNNLAELHSSLARIIPKGYTEDMGIDENDTWIDYVCGGSSRIAEAEKIFQSDYKETWEFEKKSSSKGNYDAAKWAKRMLATMKSEDTLSFLSKTTVIPKYGFPVDVVDLDTRGARGVSAGQEIQLQRDLSIAISEFAPTSSVIANKKEWKSYGLKKVASKEWEKRYYKRCPEHNCFVQWREGQPEPELECGCDWEKKTYIIPSFGFVVSSKEIIKEPKVRPGRMFSTKPYFAGALPDSLNKPDIHLFTETDPLIKLKPAQPGLMAVLCEGKKENAFYICEKCGYGTTKLPSDPSHTNARGEKCNGKLSVYSLGHEFITDVLELRLLLPASPGTHILSLGMSLAYAIAEGAAQALGIPSNDLNTAIGEIPSVTREVPPILLYDAVPGGAGIVSSLEKPEIIVDTLRFALKRVSGSCGCDPDTSCYGCLRSYKNQFAHHFLKRGLAKEYLERLLVLIDEF
- the cls gene encoding cardiolipin synthase codes for the protein MRFSLKALLVTIFILAILFSIPWVWINIESLAVMTIEGEIAVAPTFFKLVHMGWLLFLDYIPYIFTLYIIAAAGVIFMEEKNPDRTIAWLLALILVPVIGFLFYFLLGPDPKRRAVFKRYKKKRFYRSIFRECPAPALDLYSEDIPCRLVSLLEQTSHSRLTYRNSVDMLLNGDEVFPAIAEALQEAKHYIHLEYFSIANDKTGEKLLEILQQKAAEGVSVRVIYDSVGSWRLGRRFVKKLREQGIDAQPFLPVSFPMVRRDLNFRNHRKIIVVDGKVAFTGGLNIGDTYRGLNPKMGFWRDTHIRIHGEAVASLHEVFLNDWFFCTGHSLPETETYLNGSALPETTMPIQVAASGPDSDWRAILQGYFYFITAARKRVWITTPYLVPDDSLKTALTTAALSGVDVRIIIPSRPDHKVVFWATRSNIDDLLRAGVRIFTYGNGFIHSKLMMVDGKWVSVGTTNLDNRSLDINFEVQVFIYNRMKTKEFEKQFLEDLKVCTELDLRSRSERPLHERVRESLGRLWSALL
- a CDS encoding metallophosphoesterase, with the protein product MTLPRIKRSEGGFIAAYIGLYAALSFFLYFYFQLKGLPPFSWKTLAIAWGLGTAFIVVSVIPARWSSPLLYKVHTILAWISLTGIAFGFYFILISVLFDILLVILPISFPFPFWELFLAALIALLLTYYGYKESMKIRSINIEFPTKKLPEGIERFRILQISDLHLGMLINKKMLQQIMQQIQEENPDVIVSTGDLLDGEIEDIETISEMMLHFNPPYGKFAVTGNHEFYAGIEHALDFTGRAGFEVLRGAIVPVGPISIAGVDDPGGHFILGQTEIDESELLQEADTSRFTLLLKHRPLVHRDAVGKFDLQLSGHVHHGQLFPFMVFTWLFYKHTVGMLDLGKGSWLYVSRGTGTWGPPVRILAFPELTIIDLVSDKKMVDRTGIEPVTP